A window from Rhizosphaericola mali encodes these proteins:
- the porU2 gene encoding putative type IX secretion system sortase PorU2 → MKLFRYILRSAFLLLLFSIVGKSYAQTYNNEWIDYSKTYYKFKILNDGMYKITADLLSNLGLSSTPANQFQLWHNGKVVALYVQTDGSNPITGTNFIKFYGNRNDGTLDTALYKNKASQMSNYYSLETDSSAYFLTVNTDTTENLHFQTSTNTIPSGATPVPYYMTTWGSYQRSQINAGRASSYGQYVYSSTYDDGEGWVSYNINSNGTGSSFDLPDVTSLNWYTSGPTPVLTVALAGSSVLGTNRTVNLLINGTTINSQVVNGFNIGNLVTSITNLNTFTSSPKLVVQPNNSPASTDDRVVLSKIEMKYPRTFNFPGSNLMTFNLTASNQSQYIQITNFNFQSSNPELYDFTNGKRYIGVRINGSTSVWGFYVDASTLDRTFGIENVDAGIETSITNISSRTYTNPSTTQGNYLIISNSILRTGSDPVAQYQQYRNSSAGGSFNAQIYDISQLEDEFAWGIRMHPLAIKNFLKYARNKFSTKPEYCFLIGHGLTYDQFYYNQSSTGINQLAIIPTFGYPASDVLLASDNYLPAAATPIGRISAISTDEVSTYLSKIKEYEADQQSQSQTIDNKAWMKNIVHIAGGSDANESSQFVGYLNSYSSILTDTLMGGTVYNFNKYTNETSAALNDVQLRNLFTNGFSLMNYWGHASSTTLDYNLDHASNYSNAGKYPVMYINGCDVAGYYTYDASRLTTFSTIPEDFILTPNAGAIAFVAQSYLGVTTFLQNYSLPFYQSLGRTNYGKPISYSQIDAANETTVAPSYYPNNDTLATNAQAEGNLLLGDPYISVNSFSKPDFAIEDASVTVTPSYIDISQSKFHVKAYLYNLGRATGDSLLVQIKRTHPGGTTDILYSKNIASIKYKDSIELDVPISGASDKGTNSIVFTLDPNNRYDELSKLNNTLTKSVYIYEVGLTPIYPYKYSIVNKQNIKLIASTANPIAATTQYAMEIDTTALFNSNLKVRKTLTSFGGALEFDPGITFSDSLVYYWRVSPIPTSGDYHWNVSSFLYLAKATNAGFNQSHLYQQFDSEGDRISLDSASRVWNYDNIQAIVEMQNAILQKSGQQGSDFAVSLNGTMVSEYYCGGNSLAFVVLEPNTMKPYYNSSTPSTTAPSSYTTSFMGSYVPCVDKAYCIPQQTFEFETSTEDQRNKIRDFMDWIPNGAFVAVRNCYFPYWSDMPKAAEWKADGSNSMYSRLVQMGFSTIDDYNAVKAWSFSYKKNDATYTPVIQFSEGTDDKIQTSTIFNESDSLGYITSPNFGPSRKWYTMLWDGYSQETISGDKATVDIIGVTTAGAETTLRTINSSQKSVDISDIDAATYPYIKFYMRNADSINYTPYQLKYWRLLYDAVPEGALAANVYYKATSDSLTKGADYSMDIAFKNIGDVPFDDSLKVNYTLTDKSNVAHLFSLSKLKPLVSGDTTLVHVRVPGTDTTSNNLSTNIYTGSNTQYLDVNPDNNPIEQTHANNFLSQPLYVSGDDGDVSLDITFDGVHILNNDIVASAPKIIAKLTSESKYQLLTDTALLTLQLKYPDGTLKRIKYGTDTLLFTGAKDSSDNAALANFAPYLTQDGTYELIVQGKSTTSSTSVSQYSISFQVYNKPMISDMFNYPNPFTTSTAFVFTLTGSVVPQNIRIEILTITGKIVKEITKAELGPLKIGRNITEYKWDGTDQYGQKLANGVYIYRVITNLDGKKLDKFNVTDTNGNSVNTGQFFNKGYGKMYLMR, encoded by the coding sequence ATGAAGTTATTTAGATATATACTACGCTCCGCTTTTTTGTTACTACTATTTTCTATAGTTGGCAAAAGTTATGCCCAGACCTATAATAACGAATGGATTGACTATAGTAAGACATATTATAAGTTCAAGATTTTGAATGATGGAATGTATAAGATTACCGCAGACTTGCTTTCCAATTTAGGATTAAGTTCAACTCCTGCTAATCAATTTCAACTTTGGCATAATGGTAAAGTTGTGGCCTTGTATGTACAAACTGACGGAAGTAATCCTATTACAGGCACAAATTTCATTAAATTTTATGGAAATCGAAATGATGGTACACTAGATACAGCACTATACAAAAATAAGGCATCGCAAATGAGCAATTATTATAGTTTAGAAACGGACAGCTCAGCTTATTTTTTAACTGTAAATACAGATACTACAGAAAATTTACACTTCCAGACAAGTACTAATACAATTCCTTCAGGAGCAACTCCAGTACCCTATTATATGACGACTTGGGGTTCTTATCAGCGAAGCCAAATTAATGCAGGGAGAGCTTCTTCTTATGGGCAATATGTATATTCTTCTACTTATGATGATGGAGAAGGATGGGTTTCTTATAATATAAACTCTAATGGAACGGGATCTTCTTTTGATTTGCCTGATGTTACCTCTTTGAATTGGTATACTTCTGGTCCGACGCCTGTATTAACTGTCGCATTAGCAGGATCTTCCGTTTTGGGAACGAATAGAACGGTTAATTTGCTTATTAATGGAACGACAATAAACTCACAAGTCGTAAATGGATTTAATATAGGAAATCTAGTGACTTCGATAACGAATTTGAACACCTTTACGTCTTCTCCAAAATTAGTTGTACAACCCAATAATTCACCAGCTAGTACTGATGATCGCGTTGTTCTTAGTAAAATTGAAATGAAATATCCAAGAACTTTCAATTTTCCAGGGAGTAACTTGATGACATTCAATCTTACTGCCAGCAATCAATCCCAATATATACAAATTACAAATTTTAATTTCCAATCAAGTAATCCTGAATTATATGATTTTACAAATGGAAAAAGATATATCGGCGTAAGAATTAATGGTAGCACTTCTGTATGGGGGTTTTATGTAGATGCAAGTACGTTGGATAGAACATTTGGGATCGAAAATGTGGATGCTGGTATCGAAACGTCAATAACGAATATAAGTTCTAGAACTTATACAAACCCATCTACAACTCAAGGTAATTATTTAATAATTTCTAATAGCATATTACGTACGGGTTCCGATCCTGTCGCACAATATCAACAATATAGGAACTCTAGTGCAGGTGGCAGTTTTAATGCGCAGATATATGATATTAGTCAATTAGAAGATGAGTTTGCATGGGGAATACGAATGCATCCGTTAGCGATAAAAAATTTTTTAAAATATGCACGCAATAAATTTTCAACAAAACCTGAATACTGTTTTTTAATTGGTCATGGTCTTACTTATGATCAATTTTACTATAATCAAAGTTCGACAGGGATTAATCAGCTTGCTATTATTCCGACATTTGGATACCCCGCCTCGGATGTTTTGTTGGCATCGGATAATTATTTACCCGCAGCAGCGACGCCCATCGGTCGTATAAGTGCAATTTCGACAGATGAGGTTTCTACTTATCTTTCAAAAATCAAAGAGTATGAAGCCGATCAACAAAGCCAAAGTCAGACAATTGATAATAAAGCATGGATGAAAAATATAGTACACATTGCTGGCGGTAGTGATGCTAATGAGTCTAGTCAATTTGTTGGGTATTTAAATTCTTATTCTAGTATTTTAACAGATACATTAATGGGCGGTACTGTTTATAATTTTAATAAATATACAAATGAGACTAGTGCAGCTTTGAATGATGTACAATTACGAAATTTATTTACAAATGGATTTAGCTTAATGAATTATTGGGGACATGCTTCTAGTACAACATTAGACTACAACCTAGACCATGCATCTAATTATAGTAATGCCGGAAAATATCCAGTGATGTATATCAATGGATGTGATGTAGCAGGATATTATACATATGACGCAAGTCGATTAACAACTTTTTCAACTATTCCTGAAGATTTTATTTTGACACCAAATGCAGGTGCAATTGCATTTGTAGCACAAAGTTATCTGGGCGTTACGACGTTTTTACAAAACTATAGCCTACCTTTTTACCAGTCACTAGGTAGGACAAATTACGGCAAACCAATATCTTATAGTCAAATAGATGCAGCAAATGAAACTACTGTAGCACCTTCTTATTATCCGAATAATGATACGTTAGCTACCAATGCACAAGCTGAGGGAAATTTGCTATTAGGAGATCCTTATATAAGTGTTAATTCATTTTCAAAACCAGATTTTGCAATCGAAGATGCATCCGTTACGGTTACGCCATCCTATATTGATATTTCTCAAAGTAAGTTTCATGTGAAGGCATATTTATATAATCTTGGTAGAGCAACTGGAGATTCTTTATTAGTGCAAATAAAACGAACTCACCCAGGAGGAACTACGGATATTTTATATAGCAAAAATATTGCTTCTATTAAGTACAAAGATTCCATAGAACTGGATGTACCTATATCTGGTGCATCCGATAAAGGAACAAATAGTATAGTATTTACGCTCGATCCAAATAATCGATATGATGAACTAAGTAAGTTGAATAATACATTAACTAAAAGCGTGTATATCTACGAAGTTGGTTTGACTCCAATTTATCCTTATAAATATTCTATCGTTAATAAGCAAAATATAAAATTGATAGCGTCTACAGCCAATCCAATTGCAGCAACTACCCAATATGCAATGGAAATTGATACTACCGCCTTATTTAACTCGAATTTAAAAGTACGCAAAACATTAACTTCTTTTGGTGGGGCATTGGAATTTGATCCAGGAATTACTTTTTCTGATAGCCTCGTATATTATTGGAGAGTATCGCCTATACCCACTAGTGGTGATTATCATTGGAATGTTAGTAGCTTTTTATATTTGGCCAAGGCGACGAATGCAGGTTTTAATCAATCTCATTTATATCAGCAATTCGATTCAGAAGGTGATCGAATAAGTTTAGATAGTGCAAGCAGAGTTTGGAATTATGATAACATTCAAGCGATTGTAGAGATGCAAAATGCTATATTACAAAAAAGTGGACAGCAGGGAAGTGATTTTGCAGTAAGCCTGAATGGTACAATGGTATCAGAATATTATTGTGGAGGTAACTCTCTTGCATTTGTAGTATTGGAACCGAATACAATGAAACCATATTATAATAGCTCAACACCCTCAACGACTGCTCCTTCTAGTTATACGACTTCGTTTATGGGGTCTTACGTCCCATGTGTGGATAAAGCTTATTGTATACCCCAACAAACATTTGAATTTGAGACATCAACAGAAGATCAAAGAAATAAGATTCGCGATTTTATGGATTGGATTCCTAATGGTGCATTTGTGGCAGTAAGAAACTGTTATTTTCCCTATTGGTCAGATATGCCCAAAGCTGCAGAGTGGAAAGCGGATGGTAGTAATAGTATGTATTCGCGTTTAGTGCAGATGGGTTTTTCAACTATTGATGATTATAATGCAGTTAAAGCATGGTCTTTTTCATATAAAAAGAACGATGCTACTTATACCCCCGTTATACAGTTTTCAGAAGGGACGGATGACAAAATTCAAACATCCACAATTTTCAATGAATCTGACTCTCTTGGTTATATAACATCTCCGAATTTTGGGCCTTCACGAAAATGGTATACTATGCTTTGGGATGGGTATTCGCAAGAAACGATATCTGGAGATAAGGCAACAGTAGACATAATCGGAGTAACTACTGCAGGTGCTGAGACTACACTGCGGACAATTAATTCATCGCAAAAATCAGTGGATATCTCTGATATTGACGCTGCAACATATCCATATATAAAATTTTATATGCGAAATGCTGATAGCATCAACTATACTCCATACCAGTTGAAATACTGGAGACTTTTATATGATGCAGTTCCTGAAGGAGCATTGGCTGCTAATGTGTATTACAAAGCAACAAGTGATTCTTTAACCAAAGGGGCTGATTATAGTATGGATATTGCTTTCAAAAATATTGGAGATGTGCCATTTGATGATAGCCTTAAAGTAAATTATACGTTAACAGACAAAAGCAATGTTGCGCATTTATTTTCTTTATCTAAACTTAAACCATTGGTTAGTGGTGATACGACACTAGTTCATGTAAGAGTGCCGGGTACTGATACAACGTCAAATAATTTATCAACGAATATTTATACAGGAAGTAATACACAATATCTCGACGTTAATCCAGATAATAATCCAATTGAACAAACACATGCGAATAATTTCCTTTCTCAACCACTATATGTTTCTGGGGATGATGGAGATGTATCTTTGGATATTACTTTCGATGGTGTACATATTTTAAATAATGATATTGTTGCTTCAGCCCCGAAAATTATAGCTAAGCTTACGAGTGAATCTAAATATCAACTATTAACTGATACCGCCTTATTGACCTTACAATTAAAATATCCAGATGGTACGTTGAAACGTATTAAATATGGCACAGACACTCTTTTATTTACTGGTGCAAAGGATTCTAGTGATAATGCTGCGTTAGCTAATTTTGCTCCTTATTTAACGCAAGATGGCACTTATGAATTGATAGTACAGGGCAAAAGCACTACATCTTCTACTAGCGTATCTCAATATTCCATTAGTTTTCAGGTGTATAATAAACCTATGATTTCAGATATGTTTAATTATCCGAATCCTTTTACTACGTCAACTGCTTTTGTATTTACATTGACAGGTAGTGTAGTTCCTCAAAATATACGTATCGAGATATTAACAATTACGGGTAAAATTGTGAAAGAAATTACGAAAGCCGAACTAGGACCTTTAAAGATAGGGCGAAATATTACAGAATATAAATGGGATGGAACGGATCAATATGGGCAGAAATTGGCCAATGGTGTTTATATTTATCGCGTGATTACAAATCTTGATGGAAAAAAATTGGATAAGTTTAATGTAACCGATACAAATGGAAATAGTGTCAATACTGGACAATTTTTTAACAAAGGTTACGGAAAGATGTATTTAATGCGTTAA